The genomic DNA CCAACTAGAATTTTCTgaaatagaaaattttattataaagacCGTTTTATGCTAATGTgtgttttataagaaatttttctatttttataggaaaatataGATCAATGTCAatggaaataattttttttcttttgaaaataaaacagttCTGTTATATAAGTATGAACTGAAACAGACTCGCATATATTGCCCTAACAGAGGTCCCAAAGGACGAGGTCTTGGTTCGTGGCTAGTTCTATTTGTGGCTTGTTCTCTTGTTCTTACAACTTATACACAATAATTATACTGATTTCGAGTACAAAATCACCATAATCCAGACTCTTTTTTTCTGAGccaattttcaaataattatacCAAAATCGCGGTGGTGAAGCTCCGCCAAGCACTTTTCCGGTGAGTACTCGGCCGCTCCGGCCGCGTTTTCAAACATGGGTActaccatctttttttttttttttgaactacaCCATCTATCTATTTGTGGCCCTGCATTAAATGTTAAAGCAATTAAACAAGTTTATACTacatatattagaaaaataattgcGAAAGTGAAAGGTTACAAAGTTCCAAAAAGATTTATACACGTGAAACATCTTGCATATCGATCAATGGTGTATATCCCAACTAGAAATGGTCCAAGTCAATCACAGAGAAAATAGATAATAATTCTCTCAAGACTGATTTTCCAAtagtattaaaaatgtaatagaTGTTTTTCattaaagttattatttattttgttataattatatataatttctaatAACTAtcaatgaattatatttaataattcaaATTTTTCTACTTGATGATTTAAAATGTTCAAccctttatcaaaaattaatagattttaaaagtcAACCATTTATTAATATCAAGTACCAGTTATCTTAAAAATCTTTCTCtgtgtaataaaaaataaatctacaaAAATTTATCATGGAACCGAGTAACGGAGTAAGTAACCATAAACTATTAGTCGTGCGATTTTAAACATGCATGGTATCACATTCATCGACCAAGAGCCGGTTTATCACCGAAGAGACGATGATACAACCGGAGCCAATAGTGGAAACTCCAATGAAAATAACGCAAGCAACCGGAGGCAAAGTCAGCCGTCCACCTTAAAGAAGATGCGATGCCTAACTATGGGTCTGAGATTTCTCGCATCACTTCCTCTGTGTAAGATTAAAAAGAGAGAACATAGCAGAAGGAGAGAGAAATCGTTCCGAGAAAATGTTCAAAGCAATACTTTATTGATAagtattactccctctgtttcataatagaCGAAGTTTTAGgaagttttgatgtttcaaaatagatgatgttttcatCTTTCAATGTAACTTTttactttatcaaaaactgtgtaaccaatgaTATTCTATAGTGTattttttaattggttaaatagttttaaatttatattttaaacatagcttttaaaataaaaaacaagtttcttaataattgtgCATAACCTAAAATTTCAAGTATTATGGAACAgagagaatatatttttatataagtagtAAACTCTACAGGAACCTCATCAACACATACCTTAGTAAGAAAAATTACATCAAAACATGTGTTAAAGCTGATGTTTAacttctttatattttaaactttgatcacaaaaacttttaaaatgaatggaaaaagaaaaacacaaacgTAACGTTTTCTACGAAATGGATTGAGAAAGCAAACTTCTTTACAgacaaatgtatttttttttgtaaatcaaaacaaataaatgttatttaaacTTACTCAGGACAATACAAAAATACAGAAACATACCAAGCTCCTGGGAGCTCTTTATTACAGAACCGAACGATAAGAGAACCCCTACAAACCCGAAAGCAAACCACCGAAAGAGAAAAGGGGACGACGAATAGGTGGGTTTGTTTCCGGAACAAAGATTCAAGAATCCAGTAAATCTGAAGGTTTGCCGATGATAAATACTAAAGAAGGAAAGAACAAAAACGCACACAGAACGAAAAGGAAGTAACAATCTCTCATTCTCAGAACGATGGCAAATCTTGTGGGTCACATTCTCATTCAGCTCTAGACTGGCCAGCTCTAGAGGAGAGGATGATTCCTACAATAAGCCCGTAAAGAGCAAGCGCTTCTGCGAAGATAAGGATAAGAATCATACCAACAAAGAGCTTAGGCTGCTGAGCATTTGCCCTGGACGAAAACGAAAACACAAATGCACAAGTCAATCACCAACGTTACATATACATTAATTTTGTTAAGAAGAGAGAACAAACCTGACACCGGCATCACCGACGATCCCAATGGCCATTCCAGCGGAAAGACCAGCAAGACCACAAGCAAGACCAGAGGAGAGGTGAGCGTATCCATCGAAGAGGTAGTAAGACTTAGCCTTGGGGTTAATACCGGTACTGATGATAACAGCAATAATCAAACCGTAAATACCCAAGACACCAGCCATAACCACAGGGACAATGGACTTCATGACCAACTCTGGCCTCATCACTCCCATAGACGCCACACCAACACCACTCTTTGCCGTTCCATAAGCAGCTCCCATACCTATCCACTCCAACGAACATTCAACAGATTCAAAACGTCATCTCcagaaaatcaacaaaatcCAATTGGATCCCAATAAGATCACTCGAACCTAGAGCTTCGTATTGTCAATAAATCAGATAATGCAAAAACAATAATTGAACTGAATCTCATCACAATCAGAAGATCGTAAGTCAAATGCAAACCACATCTAATACAATCACATATCCATTTGTGCACGGTCCAATGTGAAGAATCACAGCTTCCTTATATATCCAACTTCTAATACAATCCACAGATTCATTTGATCCAACCTAAAATACTCATTCGTTAAATGAATCATACAAGCGATCGGCGTAATTTACTAGGCCGATCCTCAAGCAACTGAACAGGGATGCAGATCAATCGGATTAGGGCTACAATTTGAAACGAAACAGAACGGAATGATGCGAAGAGAGAAATAAAAGGAATTACAGGAGAAGACGAGTGCGGCTGCAGCGCCGAGGAAGCCGAAGAAAGGAGCTGTTTCATCGCCGCTGAAGGTAGACatgttgaatttttatttttatttttggatttggaTCTGAAATCTGAGAATCGAGTCGACGATTGAAATCTGGCGAGAGATGGAGCAGCGTGGATATCGCTGcgtgtttttatttatttaatttttgttttttttttctctttcagaTGAGTGGAAGGGAACTACGTAGCTTGTTCTTTTTAACAACAGAGACGACGACCACGTCCTTTTGGGCCTGGGCCTAAATGTGATTCACTTAAGAAGCCCACCATCAAATATGTCAGCTTATATCAAAGCTAAACAGTTGTCCAATCCGGTTCAGTTTTGGCATTTCAATTTGTACTTTGGAAGGAAATGAATTTCAAATCGGTTCTTCTTCTACTAGCAGAGccaatacaaaaatacaaaaacaaaaaaacatttcactGGAGAGATATTGATTCCAAGGACCATATAAGCTCTCAGGATCTATGCTTCAGGCATGAGTCACGTGAGCTGTATATATCGGTGTTCATCTTCTCTAGTTCTCAATTCGAGGCCATCAACATCTTCCTTATAGTCTTGTCTAAGCTTCACAGAAAACATGAAAAAGGATTACCTATAGAATTAACTGATTAGAATATTCTTGTTGCACCAATGTGAATGATCTCTCTCTTAAATGAGTTGAAACTATGACGACTCACCAGGGGAAAATCTTCAAGTAATATGCGTACTAAAAACTGTTTGAGACCATTTACTTTACATAGATGATGTCTTCGTCGGGGTCATCCACGCCCCATTCTTGATCATCCTCTGGTGAATCAGATGTTTCTGGCCCTCCTTCGCTTCCTTTCTCAGCTTTAATTTTGTCTAGTATCGCTATTACCTGAATCAATCTCCAAATTTCAGTTTCTTGCGATGGTTTATTATAAACGAAGATCAGACAAAAACTTGAGACAGTTGCTTGACAAGTCGAAAGATATAGTAGAAGCCTTACTCTGCTTCCTCTTTCCATGGATTCATCCTCAATGAATCTGACCTCAGGCGTCAGTCTCAACTTCATTCGCTTCCCGAGCTCACTCCTAACGTACTTAGCTTTCGATTTCAACCCTGCAATCGCAACGTCTTTCCCTCTATCATCTCCAAACACTGATACATATACCTTCACAATCTACAAAACCCAAACAGTAAGAAATATCTCTAAGTAACATCCCACATGAACAACTTGCAAAAACACAGCCTAGTCACGGATCATAAAACACATCATATGAATTGCTTACGTCAAGATCTAAGTGTAGTCAAAATTCAGACAAAGCAGGAAAAAGGAAATACAGTTCtggaatcaaaaaaaaatcgaaagaCACTAACTTTCTACCTCATCCACATGgaattacatataaattacatGTACAGGAGTGGGCAGTTAGGGGCTCTTACCTGCAAATCGTTGGAGACCTCGACATCGCTGATGGTGGTGAGAGAAGAGAGGTATCGGTCGGCTCCAAGAGCTGCTTCAGGCAACACGGCGTGTTGCAATACAGTGTCTGTGAGAAGCATGTCGGAGAGCTCCCTCATTATCTGCTTAGCCACCATCTTTACCCGCCTCGGGTTCGCCATACACTTTACGCTCCTCTGGCGCACGGATAGGTTCGTACGGAGGCTACCCGGAGCCGTTGATTGCGGGAAGTGGAAACCCTGCGTCTTTGAACGTACGGTGGAGATTGGAGGATGGAGGGGGAAGAATAAGCGAGACTGGTGCGCATGGAACACGTTAGCCATCGCCACTGCGGATCCTTAATCTCTTGATTCCTCTGTTCTGAGTTTATCGGTTGGAGAAGAAAGTAGTAACGAGACAAGAACAATATCCACTAGAGATGTATCTCAGGGTGTATCTGTAATTTACAATCAACGCTGACGTGGAAGAGTTTAATCCACGTAAACCGATACCGGTTTGAGTTGAAACCGAAGTAACCACGATTTTCAAAACTCAGCTTAAGAAATTTGCAAATGagacaaaagaacaaaacactTTCAAAGATTCACCAGACAAGAACAACCCTCTTGTCCACTCCATCTCATacttcaaaataataatagtaaacaAGCAGTAATTAGGTCAAATGGATCAAAGTTCAACAAGTTTTTCGTCATCATATAACTCCATTAGTACCCAAAAATGTTTTCACGCACGCGCGCATCGAACTCGCGACCTATCGAACCCAACCTCCTTCAATGTTGTTAATCCCTCCAACGAGACCATCGTCGATAAAGTCCCCACCTCCTCGCTTCACCTTATCCTCCGTGGGCTTCACCGGATAGTTCCCTGTGAAACACGCATAGCAGAAGGTTTTCGAATCTTCTTCCCCCAAATGTTTCTTCAACGTCTCAAACGACAAGAAGGCAAGAGAGTCGCTTCCGATGTAATCCCTAACTTCATCAACACTCATCCTATTCGATATCAACTCCTCGGAGCTAGGCGTGTCCACACCGTAGTAACAAGATGCAATGATAGGAGGACTCGCGATCCTCATGTGAACCTCTTTGGCACCAGCTTCTCTCAAGAGACGCACGATCTTGGACGAAGTCGTTCCTCTAACGATGGAGTCATCCACAACAACAACTCTCTTCCCTTCCAAAACTCCAC from Raphanus sativus cultivar WK10039 unplaced genomic scaffold, ASM80110v3 Scaffold0300, whole genome shotgun sequence includes the following:
- the LOC130501827 gene encoding V-type proton ATPase subunit c1, translated to MSTFSGDETAPFFGFLGAAAALVFSCMGAAYGTAKSGVGVASMGVMRPELVMKSIVPVVMAGVLGIYGLIIAVIISTGINPKAKSYYLFDGYAHLSSGLACGLAGLSAGMAIGIVGDAGVRANAQQPKLFVGMILILIFAEALALYGLIVGIILSSRAGQSRAE
- the LOC130501826 gene encoding probable ribosome-binding factor A, chloroplastic, which codes for MANVFHAHQSRLFFPLHPPISTVRSKTQGFHFPQSTAPGSLRTNLSVRQRSVKCMANPRRVKMVAKQIMRELSDMLLTDTVLQHAVLPEAALGADRYLSSLTTISDVEVSNDLQIVKVYVSVFGDDRGKDVAIAGLKSKAKYVRSELGKRMKLRLTPEVRFIEDESMERGSRVIAILDKIKAEKGSEGGPETSDSPEDDQEWGVDDPDEDIIYVK